From the genome of Carassius gibelio isolate Cgi1373 ecotype wild population from Czech Republic chromosome B10, carGib1.2-hapl.c, whole genome shotgun sequence, one region includes:
- the LOC127966701 gene encoding uncharacterized protein LOC127966701, giving the protein MLSRSRSNEQDETNGSGELQQRMSKKKELGKKRTQSPKVSQSLRKKIQKFLQGSGEYTAYDSQHSPVEIEDDMFICGIKRDPSTHECSLSTQRSFESQTKTSKSAVIGQGRRNSDGSITIPSIMGMKELEPKDQAEESGCVDGRGAMDKPSRSRDKDKKREVGSSTIVEHILKELQGINKIQEEISDLRQYLTSVSGSVDEVSCCVDAVLLEIEEMYSVGAVGNPSPRRVAAHQRSPDRQNAVPLPQSRNRSPVVKHRKLEKNEGRPLSARPNELGCDVETDYRDVPRRTKLHNPKASDNLDAPCSRFKKSSYCHLYGQDFTSTSSLSSGHSSNSRDQGGSYYSRETDQENSGWRRSEMQLSVSGEGGWSGDTGWSEEDYCSCQNSADELETVGRPDTWYRYNGGETSHSSRSSSEHLSLLFGNHDSPSSSSSVVDWRHSKNQTISDICCDCTSNCMYSRSSGYHTMDAYADESCSGPSRSLSCSTVGMTDCDDGCQNLHSSCEHCLCDVDLEKDWPDGACTDVYDPDYSENTDTEESQPSNLGYDVVKISKAMLTFHSALRGALTKLDTPEPQCLDEDTKSVVPSPSISNDLEEDSTTFSDSNVDTVEPSDGATLDLNVSPQKGIEAAFNGKDLRELLNRQRNSQAFDPLLSTPSTISPSHTPTEYYALDHLDTVEEPLTDQNQRCIPELSPKHVDLSSGIVDSCAQQMAFGSGNIKISPEGTNSGTLEADVNGKQVEHSLDNEPALEDPHHQKCLANIQRVLKEKRHRHRLSRIANASKNTFSEEEFKQGTNIAFVYG; this is encoded by the coding sequence ATGTTATCTCGGAGTCGTTCCAATGAGCAAGATGAAACAAATGGGTCGGGTGAACTTCAGCAAAGAATGTCTAAGAAAAAAGAACTTGGCAAAAAGAGGACCCAGAGTCCCAAGGTCAGTCAGAGTCTACGCAAGAAGATCCAGAAGTTCCTCCAGGGATCAGGGGAGTACACTGCCTATGACTCCCAGCACTCTCCAGTGGAGATAGAGGACGACATGTTCATCTGTGGCATTAAGAGAGATCCCTCTACTCATGAGTGTAGTCTCTCAACCCAGCGTAGTTTTGAAAGTCAGACTAAAACCTCCAAGAGTGCCGTTATTGGGCAGGGGAGGCGTAATAGTGATGGCAGTATCACCATTCCATCCATCATGGGAATGAAAGAATTAGAGCCCAAAGACCAAGCAGAAGAGAGTGGATGTGTAGATGGAAGAGGTGCAATGGATAAACCAAGCCGAAGTAGGGACAAGGACAAGAAAAGAGAAGTAGGGTCAAGCACCATAGTGGAACACATTTTGAAGGAGCTACAGGGGATTAATAAAATCCAAGAGGAGATATCAGATTTGCGACAATACCTGACGTCTGTAAGTGGCTCAGTAGATGAGGTGTCTTGCTGTGTAGATGCTGTACTGTTGGAAATTGAGGAGATGTATTCAGTTGGTGCTGTAGGGAATCCATCACCTCGAAGAGTTGCGGCTCATCAAAGAAGTCCAGATAGGCAGAATGCCGTTCCTCTCCCGCAAAGTAGAAATAGAAGCCCAGTAGTAAAGCATCGAAAATTGGAGAAGAATGAAGGCAGACCTCTGTCGGCTAGACCGAATGAGTTAGGGTGTGATGTGGAAACTGATTACAGAGATGTACCAAGAAGAACCAAATTACACAATCCCAAAGCTTCTGACAACTTAGATGCACCCTGTTCCAGATTTAAGAAGTCCAGCTACTGTCATCTTTATGGGCAAGATTTTACAAGCACTAGTTCCTTATCCTCAGGTCACAGTTCTAACAGTCGAGATCAAGGAGGAAGTTATTATTCTAGGGAGACTGACCAAGAGAACAGTGGTTGGAGACGTTCGGAAATGCAGTTGAGCGTTAGTGGAGAAGGAGGATGGAGTGGAGACACTGGATGGAGTGAGGAGGATTACTGCTCCTGCCAGAACAGTGCAGACGAATTGGAAACTGTTGGACGCCCAGATACATGGTACAGGTACAATGGTGGCGAGACCAGTCATTCATCACGTAGCAGCTCTGAACACCTATCCCTACTGTTTGGAAACCATGATTCCCCATCCAGCTCATCTAGTGTTGTAGATTGGAGGCATTCGAAGAATCAAACTATCAGTGACATTTGCTGCGACTGCACGTCAAATTGCATGTACTCTCGCAGTTCTGGATACCACACCATGGATGCATATGCTGATGAATCGTGTAGTGGGCCTTCCCGAAGTCTTAGTTGTTCAACCGTTGGAATGACAGACTGTGATGACGGTTGCCAAAATCTACACTCCTCATGTGAGCATTGCCTCTGTGATGTAGATTTGGAGAAAGACTGGCCAGACGGTGCTTGCACAGATGTGTATGACCCAGATTATTCTGAAAATACGGACACTGAAGAGTCACAGCCATCTAATCTAGGATATGATGTTGTAAAGATAAGTAAAGCCATGCTAACCTTCCACTCCGCTCTAAGGGGAGCCTTGACAAAGCTTGACACACCTGAACCCCAGTGTCTAGATGAGGACACCAAGTCTGTAGTCCCAAGTCCCTCCATATCCAATGACCTTGAGGAGGATAGCACCACATTCAGTGACTCAAATGTAGACACTGTTGAACCTTCTGATGGTGCGACTTTAGATCTCAATGTTTCTCCTCAAAAAGGCATCGAAGCTGCATTCAATGGGAAGGACTTGAGGGAATTACTAAACCGGCAACGTAATTCTCAAGCCTTTGATCCTCTACTGTCAACTCCTAGCACAATTTCCCCGTCACATACTCCAACTGAATACTATGCATTAGACCACTTAGATACTGTAGAGGAACCTCTAACAGATCAGAATCAGCGGTGTATTCCAGAGCTTAGCCCAAAACATGTGGATCTGAGTTCAGGCATTGTTGATTCTTGTGCTCAACAAATGGCATTTGGCTCAGGTAATATCAAAATAAGTCCAGAGGGCACCAATTCAGGAACACTGGAGGCAGATGTTAATGGAAAACAGGTGGAGCATAGTCTTGACAATGAACCTGCCCTTGAAGACCCTCACCACCAGAAGTGCCTTGCCAATATTCAACGTGTGCTCAAAGAGAAGAGACATCGACATAGATTATCCAGGATTGCCAATGCCTCAAAGAACACTTTCTCTGAGGAGGAATTTAAACAAGGTACAAACATTGCCTTTGTTTATGGTTAG